A region from the Lentimonas sp. CC4 genome encodes:
- a CDS encoding SUMF1/EgtB/PvdO family nonheme iron enzyme encodes MLTLFIFLGCAGVLALFWFLSQLGPKEVDYRTLNTKTEVSVEAQAMRKQSIELEAQFEEILALRPATPEDVLLLKRAFDLQAQYVESIPGYNSEASQRLENLEKRYQSLSAEHLQDVSVELESEAQALANDRKYEEARDKYQEAFESQQTINEDFPLSAAYNIGRATRLQRQARYLAAEPLLRESMQLEEDADVFIAKNEWEPATDLLKQAMKIQQRLNREYRGTNQSSVSRLERLKVKLVGMESGQDHLEIEEMADLADASRAKGEMLQAADLYKEVARLQKQLNEAFPDSPYASSERVTEFQRKGQTAQSFELGLEIEKNRDLLKRLLSERRTYEAAEVIVALRRDIKQMEEAFPRSSLNDEELQVKVRYLNLVQNDLGYIQDRVYDALLPVPETEGIQMLRTEVPQALYNLIMGTNPSRNQGDVNPVDSVSWTEAKSFCERLSWIVGKEVRLPTENEFRQALGPLRYVVLEDHVWSVSDADGVAQPVGQKEPFTSGFYDLLGNVSEWLESVDRFDSEDARHIGGHAQDRIEAIFTVPVRSAPRGERNRLTGFRVVVVVD; translated from the coding sequence ATGCTCACGTTGTTCATTTTCTTGGGATGTGCGGGCGTATTGGCTCTGTTTTGGTTCTTGAGTCAGCTTGGACCAAAGGAGGTGGACTACCGGACGCTTAACACAAAGACGGAGGTGTCTGTGGAGGCTCAAGCGATGCGCAAGCAAAGTATCGAGTTGGAAGCTCAGTTTGAGGAAATTCTGGCGCTTCGACCTGCAACGCCAGAGGATGTGTTGCTGTTGAAGCGTGCGTTTGATCTGCAGGCTCAGTATGTGGAATCGATCCCCGGCTATAATTCGGAGGCTTCGCAGCGCTTAGAGAATTTAGAGAAGCGCTATCAGAGTCTGTCTGCGGAGCATTTGCAGGACGTGAGCGTTGAGCTGGAGTCAGAGGCGCAGGCCTTGGCGAATGACCGAAAGTATGAGGAGGCGCGGGATAAGTATCAGGAGGCCTTTGAATCTCAACAAACGATTAACGAGGATTTTCCGCTGAGTGCGGCTTATAATATCGGACGCGCGACGCGCTTGCAGCGGCAGGCACGTTATCTTGCGGCCGAACCTTTGTTACGAGAGAGTATGCAACTGGAGGAAGATGCAGATGTCTTTATCGCGAAGAACGAGTGGGAGCCTGCTACGGATTTATTGAAGCAGGCGATGAAGATCCAGCAGCGGCTGAACCGTGAGTATCGTGGCACAAACCAGTCAAGTGTTTCCAGATTGGAACGTCTAAAGGTGAAGCTCGTTGGCATGGAGTCAGGGCAGGATCACCTAGAGATTGAAGAAATGGCGGACTTGGCGGATGCGAGTCGTGCGAAGGGCGAAATGCTCCAGGCTGCGGATCTATATAAAGAAGTGGCGCGTTTGCAGAAGCAGTTAAATGAGGCATTTCCGGATAGCCCGTATGCGTCGTCTGAGCGTGTCACAGAATTTCAGCGAAAGGGCCAGACCGCGCAAAGTTTTGAGCTGGGCTTGGAGATCGAGAAGAACCGTGACTTGCTGAAGCGTCTACTTTCAGAGCGTCGCACTTATGAGGCGGCTGAGGTCATTGTGGCGCTGCGCCGTGATATTAAGCAGATGGAAGAGGCCTTCCCGCGCAGTTCGCTCAATGACGAGGAGCTCCAGGTCAAGGTGCGGTATTTGAATTTGGTGCAGAACGATCTCGGTTACATTCAGGATCGTGTGTATGATGCACTCCTTCCAGTCCCAGAGACCGAGGGCATACAGATGCTACGAACGGAGGTGCCTCAAGCACTGTATAATTTAATCATGGGCACGAATCCGAGCCGTAATCAAGGCGATGTGAATCCGGTGGATTCAGTGAGCTGGACGGAAGCGAAGAGCTTTTGCGAGCGGCTCTCATGGATCGTGGGTAAGGAAGTGCGCCTGCCGACTGAGAATGAGTTTCGCCAAGCCTTGGGGCCACTGCGCTATGTGGTGCTCGAAGATCATGTTTGGAGTGTTTCGGATGCCGATGGTGTGGCGCAACCAGTAGGCCAGAAGGAGCCGTTTACGAGCGGGTTTTACGATCTTTTGGGGAATGTCAGTGAGTGGTTAGAGTCGGTTGACCGGTTTGACTCCGAGGATGCGCGCCATATCGGGGGGCACGCGCAAGACCGTATTGAAGCGATTTTTACCGTGCCGGTGCGCAGTGCACCGCGAGGTGAGCGTAATCGATTGACCGGATTCCGGGTCGTGGTCGTCGTGGATTAA